In Festucalex cinctus isolate MCC-2025b chromosome 17, RoL_Fcin_1.0, whole genome shotgun sequence, the genomic stretch GAGAAAAATCCGCTTCGTCGCTTTGATCGAAAAGACACGCATTGCAGGATCTTAACTCGCAGTGTTTGTTCGACAGTGTTGGAGATCCAGGCGGGGACGGGGCGTTCTTGACTCTGTCGGTTGAGCCAGCCGAAGAGACGGGGAACAGGATAGGGAAGCAGGGCGAGGCGGGCCCCGCGGAGCCGGTGGAGAAGATGGCCGGCAGCCCGGAGAAGAGTTCCACCGCGCAGGAGCTGAAGGAGCAGGGGAACCGCCTGTTCCTCTGCCGCAAGTATCAGGAGGCTGCGACGTGCTACAGCAAGGCGATTGTGAGTAAATCCCCCTTGGAGCACCCTTCGCTCTTGCGACTTTCATAGGGCGACCCGATGCAAAGGTCATTTTGGATTGATGGATGATGTTGTGTTTGCGCCAAACATACAAAAGATTAAACATTGGCTTCCGTCTTGTCACCCTATCCAATAGACTAATGTTGACGACGAGTTGTATTTCAATATATGCCAGTAATTTGTGTACTGTTAGGACTGGACAATTATGAAGGGAAAAAGATATCACAAGTAATTTGTTTGATATTCAAATCACGgttaattaaaaatgatttatttgaatGATTTCAAAAACTAATAAATCACCTACTCAAAATTACCATCATACCCTCTTTTGCCTGTTCTGTTCATCCCTGCACCTTGAAGTCCTTTTCTAGTACACTGTTGTTTTTGTGAAGTACAAAATGTCCTTGTGAATATTATCTGATATTGCGTTTCATTCAGTTATACTCACACATACATGCCTTTGCAGCATTGCATCTTTGCACATATTTAAACCAGGAATAAGCATCACCATTAGCTctttataattatatttattttattttgttcaattttCACTTTTCACAATTTTTGGGACTTGGTGTTAACCTGGGACCTCaggtaaaaatgtatatatacattttattttatgtgttttaagtgtcccaaagacgtatttatacgtttttttttgttttgttttttatgctagagcatacagaaggctttgatgcctcTCAATTACAAAGAAaggttgaagaaattgtagttattacacaaccggtcagcaggtggcagcagagtaaaggagctcaaccaggaccaggttgggggaaaaaaaaaaaaaaaaactcaattactcacaattcaaaatagatttgggaataatgatgaaacgtagctattctaatgctaattgctgcaaaacggaaacagatagaaatatacttgttttttcctgacgaaagaagagactttaatctttcttttggtaggttccatgattttatagcaattgaacacaatattctgtgggccttgcaaaatcagacaaaatccaataaaacagctgggagtcaaggctgtgaaaatggctgggagtgaatgagttaatggctattttgtatttttctaatttcgaccacaacattttgtcagttgtttatttttgttaattgaGTTGTTCATGCTTTTAAGTCACATTAATGATGGGGGAGGGGGGAttgcaggggtgtgtagactttctaTATCCACTACGTATTCAGCCATCCGTAGTATAAATATGCACATTATTCTTTCCATCCAAAATCATGTCAAAAGCTGCATTTTGCTCTATTCCGATGTCTATTAGTGATGTCGGTTTGACGTGTTGCCTTCCAGAACCGTAACCCCTCCGTGGCTGTGTACTACACCAACCGGGCCCTGTGCCACGTGAAACTTCAGCAGCACGACAAGGCGCTGTCCGACTGCAAGCACGCCCTGGAGCTGGACACCCAGTCGGTCAAGGCCCACTTCTTCCTGGGCCAGTGTCACCTGGAGCTGGAGAACTACGACGAAGCCATCGGGAACCTGCAGAAAGGTCGGAGCAAACTGAATAGATGCGCCGGGATTGGGTTCTAAAACGCGCTGTCGATTTTCTGCAGCGTACAATCTGGCAAAAGAACAGAGGCTGAATTTCGGCGACGACATCCCCGGCGCCTTGCGCATTGCCAAGAAGAAGCGTTGGAACAGCATCGAGGAGAAGCGGATCAACCAGGAGAACGAGCTGCACGCCTACCTGAGCAAACTCATACTCGCAGAGAAGGAGCGGTGAGGGCAGgcgtgctgttttgtttttttgtctcctctGAAGAGATGACTAATGCAATATCACGTTGCACCGCAGACAACTTGAAGACTACAAAGAAAAGCAGGATGACGATCACATTGGCGGCGACGTGGCTAAGATTGCGTCCAAACACGTACGTTTTGTGACCTCCATTttgtctctgtttttttttttttttttgttttttaactgattCATATTATGACCCAATCAGGACAAGTACTTAATGGAGATGGATGAGCTGTTTTCTCAAGTGGATGAGAAGAGGAAAGTGAGTATCATCTGCATATGTctgatgtttcattttttttttaaaaacttgtttatttatttttagtccaAATTTGCAACATTTTTCGTATGTTCCCCAACATTTTTCACGTATAtaaagtcaaccccccaaaaagttcttgacaacaaaatgttctgtgtagggctgggcgaaatgaccaaaattttatttttcattacaagTAAATCCTGAGCAAAATGTCCAGACAATATTGTACAGGACTATCTCAgaaaattttaatattgtgatgaaagtccattattttctgtaatgcaattaaataagcaaaaatgcaaaacaaccaatcacagctcagcttcagaacacaggtgaactgtgattgttcgttgcctgagccctgagcaactgtgatgtcatcttaaagggattaaccattttcagcagcaaaaaattaataatttgtCCAGATTATTactttgataacttcattatttttcacgtacaattaataccgttaaaaattcatttttccacttgctgtcgactgacgatATGACATCACcgctgctgaggaagtagggaacaaccaatcatggctcagtttgctgaccatacccagaaaacaggtgagcgatGAGTGGTCAttaactacttcctcagcacagatgatgtcattttcattcgacagtaagtggcaaaatggccgcccccagagatagataaaaatggctggattgatGCATAATCGGAATGTCTTGTTTaggctagtgaggtcacatataacgaacgtattattgtcaagaaattcttcagtttgacttcccctttacgaATCAAATGAGTGAGCCTGAAGCGTTTAGAGCGTTTTTGTCCCTAACCGACAGAAACGTGAGATTCCAGACTACCTGTGCGGCAAGATCAGTTTTGAGCTGATGAGGGAGCCGTGCATCACACCAAGCGGGATCACCTACGACCGCAAAGAC encodes the following:
- the stub1 gene encoding E3 ubiquitin-protein ligase CHIP, which encodes MAGSPEKSSTAQELKEQGNRLFLCRKYQEAATCYSKAINRNPSVAVYYTNRALCHVKLQQHDKALSDCKHALELDTQSVKAHFFLGQCHLELENYDEAIGNLQKAYNLAKEQRLNFGDDIPGALRIAKKKRWNSIEEKRINQENELHAYLSKLILAEKERQLEDYKEKQDDDHIGGDVAKIASKHDKYLMEMDELFSQVDEKRKKREIPDYLCGKISFELMREPCITPSGITYDRKDIEEHLQRVGHFDPVTRSPLTQDQLIPNLAMKEVIDAFIQENGWVEDY